CCGATAGCTGGCAGGCGAAGGCCGATGCCGAAGCGGCTCGCGAGGCCGCCGAGCTCGCAGCCGATCCGGCGAAGGCCGAGGCCAAGCGCCGCTCGAAGAAGATCTGCAAGTGCAAGACGGTCGATCTCGGCACGATCGAGGACGCGATCGCAGCCGGTTCGCTGACCACGGTCGAGCAGGTCGTCGACATTACCCATGCGGGTTCGGGCTGCACGAGCTGCCGCGGCACGATCGGCGGTATCTTGGAAACGCTGTCTGGCGCTCCTGCCGTGGAACTGACGCCGGAAGAGCGCCGGGCCGTCAAGATCTGCAATTGCAAAGACGTCACGCGCGGCATGATCGAAGACGCCGTCCATGCGAAGGGTCTGACGACGGTTGCCGAAGTGACCGAAGCCACGGAAGCCGGCGGCGGTTGCGAAAGCTGCTGCGATACGATCGACGACATTTTGTCGGAAATCGTGGCGCCCATCGCCGTCGCAGCCGAGTGAGGTGATCCCATGGCAGTCATCGAAATCGGTAAGAAGGCCTGCACCGTCAATCCCTTGAAGATGAGCCAGCCGGTCGGCGGCGCGCTCGCCTTCATGGGGATCAGGGACAGCATGCCGCTTTTCCACGGCTCGCAAGGCTGCACGTCCTTCGGGCTCGTGCTCTTCGTGCGCCATTTCAAGGAAGCCATTCCGCTTCAGACGACGGCGATGAGCGAAGTGGCGACCGTGCTCGGCGGCTATGAAAACGTCGAGCAGGCGATCGTCAATATTTCGACGAAGCAGAAGGCCCGCTTGATCGGCATCTGTTCGACCGGCGTGACCGAAACCAAGGGCGACGACGTCGACGCCTATATTTCGCTCGTGCGCCAGCAGCATCCGGAACTGGATGATGTCGCGCTCGTCTACGTCTCGACGCCCGACTTCAAGGATGCCTTCCAGGACGGCTGGGAAAAGACCGTCGCGAAGATCATCGACAAGCTGGTGAAAGCGCCGGAGCCCGACGTCGTTCGCGACCCGAAGAAGCTCGTCGTGCTGCCAGGCTCCCAATATACGCCGGGCGATCTCGACGAATTGCGGGACATTATCGAGGGCTTCGGTTTCGAGCCTTTGTTTCTGCCCGATCTTGCCGCCTCGCTCGACGGCCATATCCCGGACGATTTCACGCCGACCTCGCTCGGTGGGATTTCGCTCGAGGAAATCGCCGATCTCGGCAATGCCTCCCATTGCATCGCGCTCGGCTCGCATATGAAGCTGGCGGCGGACACTCTGCAGAAAAAGGCCGGCATCCCTTACAAGCTCTTCGAACGGATGATCGGCCTTCTACCTACCGATGCCTTCATTGCGCATCTGATGGAGATCAGCGGCAAGCCGGTGCCGACGCGGATCAAGCGCCAGCGCAGCCAATTGGTCGATGCGATGCTCGACGGGCATTTCCACACCGGCGGCAAGAAGATCGCCATGGGGCTCGAGCCCGACTTCTTCTACGACCTCTCGAGCTTCCTCGTCGAAATGGGCTGCCATATCACTGCGGCGGTCTCGACCAATAATTCGCCGATCCTCGAAAAGGTCCAGTGCGAGACCGTGCTAATCGGCGATCTTGAAGACCTTGAACGCTTGGCGCCGGGCTGCGATCTCATGATCACCCATGCGCATGGCCGCCAAGCCTCAGAGCGCACGGGAATCCCGCTGTTCAGGATGGGCTTGCCGATCTTCGATCGGCTGGGTGCTGGACATATCACGGCGGTCGGCTATCGCGGCGCTCGCGATCTGATCTTCGATATCGCGAATATGCTGTTTTCGACCGGCCATGCGATTAAGCCGGACACGTGGTATCCTGAACTGGTCGGCGCCCAGCATGGCGACGCCCACGGTGACCATCAGGCGACGCCGCACACCACTCATTGAGGCAAATGATGCCTGCACAACAGATAAAAACGGAGGCTGCATGAAAGTAGCATTTGCCACCCAGGATCTCGAAAGAGTGGACGCGCATTTCGGCTGGGCGAAAAACCTGATGCTGTATGACGTGCAGCCCGACGGCTATCAATTTCTGGAGACGATCGAATTCAACGGCGATCTCCAGGAAGACGGCAACGAGGACAAGCTCGAGCCAAAGATCAACGCCGTGAAGGATTGCGCGATTCTCTATGTCGCCGCGATCGGCGGTTCGGGCGCGGCCCGCGTCGTCGCGAATAACATCTTTCCGATGAAGGTGAAGGAGCCGGAGCCGATTGCCGAGCTTCTCGTCAAGTTGCAAGATGTGCTGAAGGCGCCCGCGCCGCCGCCCTGGCTGCGCAAAGCGATGCAAAAAGCCGGCGAAGCAAAAGAATTCGATTTCGAAGATTGAGGTGAACCATGTCTGATGTGGCAGAAGCGATTAAACCGGCAGCCGTCGATGTGCCTTTCGTGAAGGAACTGATTAAGCAATGGCGCGCCCAGGATATGCACGGTGCGTGGGACAGCAAGACCGATCTCGACCTGATCGATCCCTACATCGTCGATAAGAAGCGCCGCAAAGAAATCCCGATGATCGGCGATCCCGATCCGGAAACCCTTTGGCGCTTGGAGCTCTTCTACAATGCGGTCGGCCTTTCGATCGAAAAGGAGACGGGCTGCATGGTGTCTCCGATGATGAAGATGTCGCACGAAGGCTTCGGCCGTCTGGTCCTCATGGCCGGCCGCCTGATCGTCGTGAACAAGATGCTCCGCGACGTGCATCGCTATGGTTACGACAGCCTCGACAAGCTCGCGGAAGAAGGCACGAAAGCCGTTGCCGCTGGCGTCGAGATGATCAACAAATATCCCGAAGTTGCCAAATATTGACACGACGGGGAGGAGCATGAGCGAAGACGCGGACAAATTGAAAGCGGAGATCAAGAAACTCTCCGCGCAGGCTATGCAGGCCAAGATGGATTTGCACGACCTCTCCGAGGAATTGCCGATCAATTGGCAGCAGATTTTGGATGTTGCCCAACGCGCTCACACGGCTTTCGAGACTCTTGAAAGCAAGAGGGCCCAATTGAGCGCGATGGGTTGAGACTGACGCATTTGCGCCGATCGACGAGGATCGGCCAATGGAGAATCGAAAATGGCGGAAATCACGGAAAAGTCGAAGCCCACACGCGACGGCCGCATGTGGACCCCGGAGTTCCTGACTTCAATTGATCCGGATACCTGCATCGGCTGCGGCCGCTGCTACAAGGTCTGCGGCCGTGAAGTCATGACGTTGAAAGGCCTCACCGAAGACGGGGAGATCGTGCCTCTCGACAACGAGGACGATGACGACTTCGAAAAGAAGGTCATGGCGATGAACGACATTGGTGCCTGCATCGGCTGCGGCGCTTGTGCGCGCGTCTGCCCGACTGATTGCCAGACGCATACGCCGATCAACGAGCTCGAAGGCGCGCTCTGAGACATGGCGACAGCTATGCCGACCGAAGCTCATCTCTTGCGCGGCGCCGATGGTGCGCTACACGCTGGCGCCGCCGTGGATGAAAGCTTTGATCGCCATATCATCGGACGTCTGCTGCTTCATGCGGTCGCCGAGGCGAAGCGCCTCGGCGAGCCTGTCGAGCGCCGTCTTGGCCTCGATCGCGACCGCCTATGTGCGGCGGCTCAATTCGTTCATATGGACCTTTTTCTTGATCCCTCCCACGAGCCGCAGGCTGAAGAGGACGAAGAAGAAGTCATGGTCCGGCAGATCTTATTGCAAAACTGTTCCGGCCCGCGGCAAGTGAGCGAATGGCTCGCCTATGTCGTCGCCAGACGCGGCATGGAGCCTAATCACCTTTGGGAAGATCTAGGGCTCGCGGAACGGCCGGACCTGACGAAACTCCTGCTTCGGCATTTTGCCCCGCTCGCCACGAAGAATACACGCAACATGCGCTGGAAGCGCTTCTTGTACCGCTCGCTGTGCGAGGCGGAAGGCTTCAGCATGTGCCCGTCGCCGACCTGCGATTCCTGCTCGGAATTCCATATTTGCTATGGCGACGAGTCGGGCGAGACCGTGCTGGCGCGCAACAACCGCGCTTTCAACGAAGCCAATGCGGCCGACAGGCATTAAGGGCTGCGTTGCGTTTTCGCCTTGACGGCATGAGCCAATAATTCCGCAAGATCCGTCTTACATTGTGCGCGTCACCGTGCGCTTTTCCGGCTCATGCCGGGACTCGATCCGGGCACCGCGCATGACGCGCTGAAGAACCGCTCACACCTTTTCCGACAAATGGCGGAAACTCTCGACGACCTTTTCGTAGACCGGCCTTTTGAACGGAATGATGAGCTCGGAAAGATGCTGCATGGGCTCCCAGCGCCAGGCGTCGAATTCCGGTTTCTGGCCGCCGGCCGGCGTATGGATGTTGATCTCGCTGTCGTCGCCTTCGAAGCGAAGCGCGAACCATTTTTGCCTTTGGCCCTGGTAGCGTCCCTTCCAGGATTTCTTGGCGAATTCCACCGGCAGATCGTAAGTCAGCCAATCCTGCGCTTCGGCAAGGAAGCTTGCCGAGGAGACATTGGTTTCTTCGAGCAATTCGCGCAGTGCGGCGTCATAGGGGTTTTCGCCGGCATCGATTCCGCCTTGCGGCATCTGCCATTCATGGTCAGTCGCGATATGCCCCTGCAGTCTTTTGTTCCGCCGCCGCCCGATAAAGACGAGACCATTGCGATTGAGAAGCATGATACCGACGCAGGGACGGTAATTTCCAAAGTCCATTCTGTCAGAGCTCACGGTTCGCGTGTGACGACCGGCCTCGCTCCGTCTTTGCCGAGTATGGCGCTCAGCGGTACAAGGGCAATGCCCTTTGCCTCGAGAGACTGAGCAAAGCGGGCGATCCGATCGATGTTGGACAAAGGTAGCCCGCTCGCGACGCCAACCGCAATACCCTTATCGCGCGCCCGGGTCTCAAGCTTGACCAGAGCAGCCTCCAGGGTGCCCGGTTTCGCGCCTCCTTCCAAGATCACATCGGTTTTGCCGGCGGAGAGATCCAATCCCGGTGCGAGCCCGGGCACGAGGCTTTGGGCCGAGGTGCCGTCGTCGGCATAATAAAGCCCGCGGCCGCCGATCTCGCGCAGGACCGGAGTCAAGGCCTGGTCGTCCGAGGTGAATTTGGCGCCGAGGAAGTTGGCAACGCCGGCATAGCCAGTGAAGCGGCTCATCAGCCAATGCAGGTGTTCGGTGTTTTCCGCCGCACTTGCGGAGGTCAGGAGCGTATGCGGGCCCGGATTGTTTTGCGGATAATCGAAAGGCTCCATCGGAAGCTGGAGGACGATTTCATGGCCATGCTCGCGTGCCCTGGCGGCCTCGCGTTCGAGATCGCGGCCATAGGGCGCAAATCCGAGCGTCACGGCGCCTGGCAGAGAGTCAATCGCCGTCTCGGTCGCGGATGTGTCGAGGCCCATCCCGCCGATGAGAAGCGCGATGCGGGGCGCGCCCGCCTTCAGGCTCGAAGAGGTGACCAGCGGCCTTGCATAAACCTCGGCCGGACGGGAGCCGTCGCTGCCGATCCTGGGAATGGGACCAAAGTGCGTCTTTTCGACGAGACGCGGGTCGGGGGCAGGGGCAAGCCTGATGCCTAAATCCTGCGGCACGGTGATGATGAGCGCGCCAGGTGCGCTCGCGCCGCCGCGCATGACTTTGACGCCGCTTTGCTGTTCGAGATCCTCGGCGCTTGTCACCCCCTTGAGGGTGCCGCCAGTCGCGGCTGGATCCGGCGGCGTTTGACTTGCGGGCTGGCTGCTGGCCGGCTTAGCTGCCGGCGCGGCTTGTATATCCTCGTGGATGGCGGCTATGGCATAAGGCTCGCCGCCCATCGGATCGCCGGTCAAACTGATGAAGGCGAAAAGCCCGGCGGCGATCAGTCCGAGGCCGGCAAAGGCGATCATCCGGTAAGGCGGGCTCCGTCGCCGTCTCGAAAATGGCGCGCGGTCGAGGCCTAAAGGCTTATCGAAGTCGCTATCCACCATAAGTTCGATCCGTATTCGCCGTTAGATCGGTGCCGGGTCCTCGGGGGCCGACTCACCCCGAAGCAGCAGGGCGACAATGACACGCCGCGGACTCGCCCGTCGAGCCCCATAGCGGCGGCTCCGACGCCGCGCGGACATGCCTTGGACCCGCCCTCATTTCCGGGAAACAGCAATTCGATATATAGAGACTCTTCCGTTTCGCGCTGGACACCCAATCTGCGTGAGGGCCGGTCGCGTTTGCGACAGGTTCGACGCGGACATCCCTTCAGGGGCCAGCTTATCGGCAGGACCCGATAACTGAATTCAAATTCAAAGCATTACAGCAACCGCAGGATCACGATGGCGCGCAAGGCTCAAGGTAAAATCGATACATTATTGGCCTTGAGGTCTGATGGCCGTCTCCTGGTCGGGCGTGAGCGCATAGCGCTGCTCGAGGCGGTGGCGAAACATGGCAGCATAACCAAGGCCGCCGAAGCGGCCGGCTTCAGCTATAAAACGGCCTGGGACTCGGTGAATGCGATCAATAATCTTCTCCCGCGCCCGGCCTTTCTGACCAAGACCGGCGGATCGAGCGGCGGCGGCGCCCAGATTACCGAGGAAGGGTTGCGGCTGATCGCGGCTTTCCGGAAGCTCGAAGAAAAGCTCGGGCGCATTTCGACGTCGATCGCGGAAGAGGGACTCGAACATGCGGAAGATATGCTCTTTTGGGGCGTCGCATTGCGTGTCTCGGCCCGTAACGCGCTGCATTGCAAGATCGTCGAGATCAAGCCGGCGCCCGTGAACGTCGAGATCAAGCTCGAGGTCTCGCCCGGCGTTTTCATCTTCGCGCTTGTGACCAATCGCAGTCTGGTGGAGCTCGATCTGAAACTCGGCAGCAACGTCATGGCCATGGTGAACAGCACGTCGGTGATGCTGGCGAGTGGCCCTCAGGCCCTGCGCATTTCCGCGCGCAATAGAATCAAAGGCAAGGTTGTCGAACGCATTGATGGCGGCGTCGACTCCGAGATCACACTCGATATCGGTCACGGCAAGACCATCGACGCCGTCATCACCCAGGCGGGCGCGGATGAAGTGGGGGCCAAGGAAGGGGCCGAGGTCTTTGCGGTTTTCAAGACCTCGCATGTCGTCCTTGCCGCGGATTGAAGCTCTCCTGGCGGCAGGCTTTCGCTAGTGGAACGTGATCGCTCCAAGTTGAATCATTTGTCACGTTCCAATCTTTTTTGACGCATGATCTTGTCCAAAAAGTCTCCAACTTTTTGGGATCATGCTCTAGTCGATGGCGATCATGACGTCGGAGGATTTGATCAGTGCGTGCGCGGGCTTGCCTTTTTCGAGCTTGAGCTCGTCGACTGACTCGTTGGTGATGGAAGCCAGGATGGTGATGCCCGGTGCGACTTCGATCGACACATGCGCGGTTGTGGCGCCTTTGTGAACGTCGACGATTTTGCCAGCAATAAAATTTCGTCCCGAAATTTTCACGTTTTTCTCCTGATTTCTAAATGGCCGACACAGTTAAAAGCTATGTCGCTTCAAATATAGCGTGACCGGCGCCGAAACCAAGTTCTCGTTCCATTTGCTTGCACGGTTATTTCATCGCTGCCGAAGACGCCGATCGCGAAAAAGAACTCTGCGCTTTCTGGAATAATTCCATGCGATGCATCCGGGGATCGAGACATAGATGAAATCTATAAAAATTGTGCCGTTCGGATGCTTTAAGACCAAAGCGGTGCTCCAGCTGGCGAGGCCGATGCCGTCTGCTTGTGCCTTTCCGCCGCCGGAATTTTTGAGTTTGATGTTATGCTTTGATTTTCCGGTGTGCAGCTAATGTACAGGAGGTGTTCATGACCGAGGAATTGCTGTCGCGCGCTGAACGCTTCAAGAAGGGCAAGACGCTGCGCCATGAAACGCCGCGCGAATCGCTCGCCGACCTTCAGAGCAATGCCGAACGCGATCCGGTTGCGATCCTTGCCGAAAGCGATCCTTTCCGCGTCGCTAAACTTTTGCCCGTCCGCTATGCCCGGATGATGGAAAACCCTTTCGCCTTTCTGCGCGGCGCGGCGGCGGTCATGGCCGTCGATCTCGCACAGGAGCCGAAGGTCGGCATTCCCGTCCAGGCATGCGGCGATTGCCATGTCATGAATTTCGGCGCCTTCGTCACGCCAGAAGAAAACATCCTCTTCGACATCAACGATTTTGACGAGACCTTGCCGGGCGTCGATTTCACTGTCGATCTGAAGCGGCTGGCAGCCAGCGCCGCCGTCGCTGCGCTCGCGTCGCGTGCCTCGAAGAAAACCGCGCATGCGCTCGCGGCCGCGGCGGTCGAATCCTACCGGCGGCATATGATCAAGCTCGCGGCTCTGTCACCGCTTGAAATCTGGCATAGCCAGATTTTGCTCGAAGACGAGATCGAACATATCAAGGACCGCGTCTTGCGTAAGCACTTGTCGAACATTGTTGCCAAGGTGCGCGGGACGCAGGAAGAGGACGATAATTTTCCGCATCTCGCCAATAGCAAGGATGCGAAAATCAAGGACAAGCCGCCGCTGATCTATCATCTCGATCCGGAAGCCGATGCGCAAGACGAATTGGATACCAAAACCGTCTTCGACGCCTATCGGCAGAGGCTCGCGCCCGAACGTGCCGTGCTTTATGATCGTTACGAGTTAAAGGATCTCGCCTTCAAAGTGGTCGGCGTCGGTAGTGTCGGGACCTTTTGCGCCATCGGTCTTTTCATGAGCGGCGACGGCGAGCACCTGTTCTTGCAGATCAAGGAAGCGCTACATTCCGCTCTCGAACGTCTGAGCCCGGACCTCGTCTGGCCTGGTCATCAGGGTGAGCGCGTCGTCGAAGGCCAAAGAATGATGCAGGCGGCGGCCGATCTGTTCCTCGGCTGGACGGAAGACCCGAAAACCCATCGGCAATTCTATATTCGCCAGCTCAAAAACCGCCGCCTGGGTTCCGTCAGCGAGCTTGTCGAAGGCGATGCGCTCGACGATTATGTGCGGATCTGCGGCCGCACTTTGGCGCGCGCGCATGCGCGCACCGGCGATGCGGCGATGATCGCCGGTTATGCAGGCAAGAGCGAAGCGCTCGACGAGGCAATAGCGTCTTTCGCCATGGCTTATGCGGATCGCACGGTCGCCGATCACTTGCGGCTGGTCGAAGCCAAGACCGAGGGCGGCGTCAAGCCGGTCAAGCAGGCGGCGGAGTAACGCATGATCCCGAAAAGTTGCAGACTTTTCGGATAAGGTCATGCGTCGAATGAAAAGGCCGATGATCCCGAAAAGTTGCAGACTTTTCGGATAAGATCATGCGTCGAACGAAAAGGCCGATGACCCCGAAAAGCTGCAGACTTTTCGGACAAGATCACGCGTCGAATGAAAAGCGCACGATCCCGAAAAGTCAGGCCGGTTTTCGGACAAGCTCATGTATGGCTAAACCGATGATTCGCTACGGCATTTCACAGTGCTTGCGGCTGCGCGCCGGCGCTGTTAGATCATGTCTCGAAAGCCAACATCCCGCCGTTCCGGTTTCCTGTTAAGCGATCTTGCTCGCGCTCTTTGCCTCGGGTCGGACGGGCCCGTGGCAATAGGACAAGATCATGCCGAACAAAGAAATCGATGGACTGAACATCGCGGGCGACCTCTACGACTTCATGAGCTTCGAGGTTCTGGCCGGAACTGGCGTCGGCGCACATCAATTCTGGACGGGTTTGGCGCGGATCGTCGCGGAATATGCACCGCGCCTGCGCGCGCTGCTACAGGAACGTGCCCGCTTGCAGGCGGAGATCGACGCCTATCATCGCGCCCATGCGGGGGCGCCCTTCGATGCCGCCGCCTATGAAGCGCATTTGCGTGCGATCGGCTATCTCGTCGAAGCGCCGGCGCCCTTTTCCATCCGGACCGCGAATGTGGATGAGGCCGTTGCGCGCATAGCCGCGCCGCAATTCACCGTGCCATGCTCCAATCCGCGCTATCTGACGCGGGCCATAAGCGCGCGCTGGTCGAGCCTTTACGATGCGCTTTATGCGTCCGATGTCATCCCCGAGGAGGGCGGTGCCGAACGCGGGCAAAGCTATAATAAGGTCCGCGGCGCGCTTGTGATCGAACGCGGCCGCGCCTTTTTGGATGAAGTCGTGCCGCTCGCCAGCGGCAGCCACCACGCGGTGACGGCCTATGTCGTCGCGAATGGCGCCCTTATGGCGGCTATCGATGGAGGCGAGCGAATAGGTTTGAAAGACCCTTCGCAATTTGCCGCCTATCAGGGCAGAGGCGAGGGACTGTCGTCGATTTTGCTGCGCGACAAAGGCCTCCATATCGAGCTCAAGATCGATCGCAAAAGCCCGGTCGGGCGTGAGGATCGCGCCGGTCTCGCCGATATTATCCTGGAATCGGCCGTCACCACGATTTGCGATTTCGAAGATACGGTGGTTGCCGTCGATGTGCCGGACAAGATCAATCTCTATCGAAATTGGCTTGGCACCGTCAAAGGCAGTCTGCGCGTCCAATTCAAGAAGAACGGCCGCATCACCGACCGGCTGTTTTCGGCCGATTACCGCTATCAGGCGCCGAATGGCGGGCCGTCGCTGCTGTTTGCCGGGCGCAGCCTTGCGATGGTGCGCGTGACGGGACCGCAGCGGCTGACCGATATCATCCGCGATGCAGAGGGCGAGCCCATCCCGGAAATGCTTCTCGACATCGCCGTCGCAGCGCTGGCCGGTTTGCATGACACGCGCCGAAGCAAGCCGCCGCGCAACAGCGAGGCCGGGTCGATCTATATCGTCGTGCCGAAATTGCACGGGCCAGCCGAAGCGGCGCTTGTCGATGAGATTTTCACGCTCGTCGAAGATATGCTCGATCTTCCGAAGAACACGGTGAAGCTCGGCCTCACCGACGAAGAGCGCCGCACGAGTCTCAATCTCGCGGCATCCATTCATCCTGTGGCCGATCGTATTGCCTGGCTCGGCACGTCGCCCTTCGAGCGGGCGCGAGACGAGATCGACACGGCGCTGGAAGCAGGCCCCATTGGCGGCGCTGCGGCGCTTCTCACGGCTCCATGGGTAAAAGCCTATGAGGCCGGTAATGTCGAGACGGCGCTCGTCTGCGGGCTCGGCGGTATGGCGCAGATCGCCAAAGGCCGCTGGACCGAAGCCGAACATCTGGCAAGGCTGTTGTCCGAAAAAACCGACGATCTCCGCCAAGGCGCCAGTACGGTCTCGATGCCGTCACCGCGCGCGGCGAGCCTCTATGCGATGGCCTATCATCAGATCGATGTCTTGCAGCGGCAAAAGGATGTGGCGGCTGCGCTCACCGCCGACGCGATGCGTGCCCATTTCATGGAACAGCTCGGTGCGCCGGCAAACAAAATGACTCTATCCACTGAGGAGATCACGCGCGAGCTTGAGGCGCATTGCCATAGGACTCTTGCCTATCTCGTGCAGTGCATCGATCGCGGTGTCGGCTGTTCACGCGTGCCGGACGCGCAGGGTGTCATTCGCATGGAGGATCGCTCCGCCGTCCGCTTTTCGAGCCTTTGCGTCGCCAATTGGCTGAAGCACGGCGTCGTGACGCGCGAGCAGGTGATCGATGCCTTGCGGCGCATGGCGGAGCGGGTGGACGAGCAAAACAAGGCCGGCCCCGGCTATAGGCCAATGGCGCCCGCGTTCGACGGGTCCGCCTTCAATGCCGCGGCCGAATTGATGTTCATCCAACGTGGTGCGGCTGAAAGCGATATCGACACGATCATCGCGATGCGCCGGCGCGAGGCGAAGGCGGGGCAGCCGCCCGAGATTTCGAACCGTTTCGAGTTTCTCAAGGGCGCCATGGGCAAGCTTGAAACTGGCGAGGCCTTTTACGGCACGAATGATTGAATTGGCGTCTGCGGTTTGATTGACAGCCGCGCATGAGGCCGGTCAAATGACCGTGGTTGTCGCGGACGGCAAAATGGCAAATTCAAAGACATTTTTGGGAAAATTTTTTGACCGCTTCGCTGCTCCCGCGATAGGGACGGCAGAAGACTCTTTGCAAGCCATAAAGGCGCAGGTCGAAGGTTGCGAGTCTTTCATCGATAAGACGGTGAAGCTCGTCAACGAATGGCGGCAGCAGAGCATCAAGACGGAAGACGCGTTGCGCGATCTTACCAGCCGCGTTTCTGC
The Methyloferula stellata AR4 DNA segment above includes these coding regions:
- a CDS encoding nitrogen fixation protein NifQ, which codes for MPTEAHLLRGADGALHAGAAVDESFDRHIIGRLLLHAVAEAKRLGEPVERRLGLDRDRLCAAAQFVHMDLFLDPSHEPQAEEDEEEVMVRQILLQNCSGPRQVSEWLAYVVARRGMEPNHLWEDLGLAERPDLTKLLLRHFAPLATKNTRNMRWKRFLYRSLCEAEGFSMCPSPTCDSCSEFHICYGDESGETVLARNNRAFNEANAADRH
- a CDS encoding RNA pyrophosphohydrolase → MDFGNYRPCVGIMLLNRNGLVFIGRRRNKRLQGHIATDHEWQMPQGGIDAGENPYDAALRELLEETNVSSASFLAEAQDWLTYDLPVEFAKKSWKGRYQGQRQKWFALRFEGDDSEINIHTPAGGQKPEFDAWRWEPMQHLSELIIPFKRPVYEKVVESFRHLSEKV
- the fdxB gene encoding ferredoxin III, nif-specific, coding for MAEITEKSKPTRDGRMWTPEFLTSIDPDTCIGCGRCYKVCGREVMTLKGLTEDGEIVPLDNEDDDDFEKKVMAMNDIGACIGCGACARVCPTDCQTHTPINELEGAL
- a CDS encoding TOBE domain-containing protein, yielding MKISGRNFIAGKIVDVHKGATTAHVSIEVAPGITILASITNESVDELKLEKGKPAHALIKSSDVMIAID
- a CDS encoding CCE_0567 family metalloprotein, producing MSEDADKLKAEIKKLSAQAMQAKMDLHDLSEELPINWQQILDVAQRAHTAFETLESKRAQLSAMG
- the nifN gene encoding nitrogenase iron-molybdenum cofactor biosynthesis protein NifN codes for the protein MAVIEIGKKACTVNPLKMSQPVGGALAFMGIRDSMPLFHGSQGCTSFGLVLFVRHFKEAIPLQTTAMSEVATVLGGYENVEQAIVNISTKQKARLIGICSTGVTETKGDDVDAYISLVRQQHPELDDVALVYVSTPDFKDAFQDGWEKTVAKIIDKLVKAPEPDVVRDPKKLVVLPGSQYTPGDLDELRDIIEGFGFEPLFLPDLAASLDGHIPDDFTPTSLGGISLEEIADLGNASHCIALGSHMKLAADTLQKKAGIPYKLFERMIGLLPTDAFIAHLMEISGKPVPTRIKRQRSQLVDAMLDGHFHTGGKKIAMGLEPDFFYDLSSFLVEMGCHITAAVSTNNSPILEKVQCETVLIGDLEDLERLAPGCDLMITHAHGRQASERTGIPLFRMGLPIFDRLGAGHITAVGYRGARDLIFDIANMLFSTGHAIKPDTWYPELVGAQHGDAHGDHQATPHTTH
- a CDS encoding TOBE domain-containing protein; translated protein: MARKAQGKIDTLLALRSDGRLLVGRERIALLEAVAKHGSITKAAEAAGFSYKTAWDSVNAINNLLPRPAFLTKTGGSSGGGAQITEEGLRLIAAFRKLEEKLGRISTSIAEEGLEHAEDMLFWGVALRVSARNALHCKIVEIKPAPVNVEIKLEVSPGVFIFALVTNRSLVELDLKLGSNVMAMVNSTSVMLASGPQALRISARNRIKGKVVERIDGGVDSEITLDIGHGKTIDAVITQAGADEVGAKEGAEVFAVFKTSHVVLAAD
- a CDS encoding DUF2252 domain-containing protein — protein: MTEELLSRAERFKKGKTLRHETPRESLADLQSNAERDPVAILAESDPFRVAKLLPVRYARMMENPFAFLRGAAAVMAVDLAQEPKVGIPVQACGDCHVMNFGAFVTPEENILFDINDFDETLPGVDFTVDLKRLAASAAVAALASRASKKTAHALAAAAVESYRRHMIKLAALSPLEIWHSQILLEDEIEHIKDRVLRKHLSNIVAKVRGTQEEDDNFPHLANSKDAKIKDKPPLIYHLDPEADAQDELDTKTVFDAYRQRLAPERAVLYDRYELKDLAFKVVGVGSVGTFCAIGLFMSGDGEHLFLQIKEALHSALERLSPDLVWPGHQGERVVEGQRMMQAAADLFLGWTEDPKTHRQFYIRQLKNRRLGSVSELVEGDALDDYVRICGRTLARAHARTGDAAMIAGYAGKSEALDEAIASFAMAYADRTVADHLRLVEAKTEGGVKPVKQAAE
- a CDS encoding NifX-associated nitrogen fixation protein, whose translation is MSDVAEAIKPAAVDVPFVKELIKQWRAQDMHGAWDSKTDLDLIDPYIVDKKRRKEIPMIGDPDPETLWRLELFYNAVGLSIEKETGCMVSPMMKMSHEGFGRLVLMAGRLIVVNKMLRDVHRYGYDSLDKLAEEGTKAVAAGVEMINKYPEVAKY
- a CDS encoding divergent polysaccharide deacetylase family protein, which gives rise to MIAFAGLGLIAAGLFAFISLTGDPMGGEPYAIAAIHEDIQAAPAAKPASSQPASQTPPDPAATGGTLKGVTSAEDLEQQSGVKVMRGGASAPGALIITVPQDLGIRLAPAPDPRLVEKTHFGPIPRIGSDGSRPAEVYARPLVTSSSLKAGAPRIALLIGGMGLDTSATETAIDSLPGAVTLGFAPYGRDLEREAARAREHGHEIVLQLPMEPFDYPQNNPGPHTLLTSASAAENTEHLHWLMSRFTGYAGVANFLGAKFTSDDQALTPVLREIGGRGLYYADDGTSAQSLVPGLAPGLDLSAGKTDVILEGGAKPGTLEAALVKLETRARDKGIAVGVASGLPLSNIDRIARFAQSLEAKGIALVPLSAILGKDGARPVVTREP
- the nifX gene encoding nitrogen fixation protein NifX; amino-acid sequence: MKVAFATQDLERVDAHFGWAKNLMLYDVQPDGYQFLETIEFNGDLQEDGNEDKLEPKINAVKDCAILYVAAIGGSGAARVVANNIFPMKVKEPEPIAELLVKLQDVLKAPAPPPWLRKAMQKAGEAKEFDFED